CGGGCTATTGCATGCTCGGCGCCGTATGCCTGGCCGGCAACCCGATCACGCAGCCGATCGGCACTCACCTCAATCAAACTTCATCTCGACCCGGCCAAGGGCTCGCTGCCGACCCATAAAGTCATGGAACTGTTGGCCGGCCAATATGGCGACCACCAGCGCCTGGCCGATGCACACAGCTCACCCCAGGACATCACGCGTTTTCTGCTTAGTCATGCCAGTGCCCTGCGCACCATCGCGATCAGCGAATTGGCGGCGCAGGCGGCGGGCACCTCGGCGGATTTCGAAATGGTGACGTTGCGCTGAACTGGATCAGACCGGCGAGATAGTCGCCAGCAAGCCAATGCCGATGGTCAGCACCAAAAAGCCGAACAGGAAAATTGCCATCTTGGTCATAAGGCCTCCGAAGGGAAGGGGCGACAGGAACCTTCCTGCCGCACTCGACAAGGGTGTCGGGAATGCGCCCATTGTCCGCCCCAGGCCGTTTTCGATACAGGCGCAGATGGCAAAGAAAAAACCGTATCAGATGGGGGCGTGACGGCTTGACTACGGGCTTGGGAAGCGCGCGGGTTTATGAAGATCAGCGCTTAACGCCCGCGCGTAGAGGTGTATGGGCAAGCCTTAATGTAATCTTCATCGGCAAGCGTGAATGTTTCAAAAAATGACCTTGGCCAGCGTAGAGCCTGCTCTGCGCCGCCTTTGCAGTGCGAGGATGTATGCGAAGTCTGTTGGGCAAATACCGTTACGTCATCCTTTTCTGGCTGTGTTTTGGCGTGTTCCGCACCTCCTTGGCCGACTGGAACCCGATCCCCTCCGGCTCCATGCGCCCGACCCTGGTGGAAGGCGATGTGGTGCTGGTGAACCGCGTCGCGTATGACCTCAAGGTGCCGCTCACGGATATTTCACTGCTCAAGCTGGATAACCCGCAGCGCGGTGACGTGGTGACCTTTTCCTCGCCCAAAGACGGTGTGCGCTTGATCAAACGTATCGTCGGCATCCCTGGCGACACGCTGCAAATGAAGAACGAGGTGCTGTGGATCAACGGCGTGCCGGCCACCTACTCGGATGAGCAGGCCATCAACGAGCCCCTTGTGCCCGGCCAGTCTGTGCCGGGTATCCAGCTGACTGAGCAGGCGAATACCAGCCGGCGCACCGTGCAATTCATGCCGGTGGTACGTGCGCTGCGGGATTTCGGCCCCGTCGTAGTACCCGCCGACAGCTACTTCATGTTGGGCGATAACCGCGACAACAGCGCAGATTCGCGCTACATCGGCTTTGTGCCACGCCGCCTGCTGATCGGGCGCGCGCACCATGTGCTGGCTTCGGCGCAGATCCTGGATAACTGGATGCCACGATTTCGCCGATTTGGTGCCGCAATCCTCTAAGATGGCGCCCATTGCATCAATAATAAGAGTGGGCTAAGCCTCGATGGAAAGACGCCAGTTCAGCGGTGGCATGCAAGGCAAGAACCTGCGCTA
The sequence above is a segment of the Pseudomonas sp. R76 genome. Coding sequences within it:
- the lepB gene encoding signal peptidase I — translated: MRSLLGKYRYVILFWLCFGVFRTSLADWNPIPSGSMRPTLVEGDVVLVNRVAYDLKVPLTDISLLKLDNPQRGDVVTFSSPKDGVRLIKRIVGIPGDTLQMKNEVLWINGVPATYSDEQAINEPLVPGQSVPGIQLTEQANTSRRTVQFMPVVRALRDFGPVVVPADSYFMLGDNRDNSADSRYIGFVPRRLLIGRAHHVLASAQILDNWMPRFRRFGAAIL